Proteins encoded by one window of Candidatus Pelagibacter giovannonii:
- a CDS encoding glycosyltransferase, with the protein MRNIIIFGSIAQTSLENKYLSALRKLKEFSKIYDIDSYFPEIFKIKFLNNLFLYPRIFFNSLFLLIICLRSKNKIIIIFKGQFYLGFIINYLKNRNKHFFVNINGDDPFNLSLIDISTKNLIRSLSSYDLVFTWSKKILRTLKSLKLKCKLEYLPFAYDEIIKNFPKRTKREKVIFYGSWDLDREKFLNKLKNDDLHIFGDGWKNCSSNFFHRDRLFAKEINRKKILKEITKSYAVINMFRKQNYSSHNMKSFEIPAYGGIQFSEYSKELESFFKKNKSIFFYRSSKDLIKKLKIFKKKNKFDRYIKYALESVSNQSYKERAKKILDYVYKYKKN; encoded by the coding sequence ATGAGAAATATAATAATTTTTGGATCAATAGCGCAAACTTCGCTTGAAAATAAATATTTATCTGCTTTAAGAAAGTTAAAAGAATTTAGTAAAATATATGACATAGACTCATATTTTCCAGAAATTTTTAAAATAAAGTTTTTGAATAATTTATTTTTATATCCAAGGATTTTTTTTAATTCTTTATTCTTATTGATTATTTGCTTAAGATCTAAAAATAAAATTATTATAATTTTTAAGGGTCAATTTTACCTAGGATTTATAATTAATTATTTAAAGAATAGAAATAAACATTTTTTTGTTAATATTAATGGAGATGATCCATTTAACTTGTCATTAATTGATATTTCCACAAAAAATTTAATTAGATCTTTATCAAGTTACGACCTTGTTTTTACTTGGTCTAAAAAAATTTTGAGAACATTAAAAAGTTTAAAACTCAAATGTAAACTTGAATATTTACCATTTGCTTATGATGAGATTATTAAAAATTTCCCAAAAAGAACTAAAAGAGAAAAAGTTATTTTTTATGGAAGCTGGGATTTAGATAGGGAAAAATTTTTAAATAAATTAAAGAATGATGATTTACATATATTTGGTGATGGCTGGAAAAATTGTTCATCTAATTTTTTTCATCGAGATAGATTATTTGCAAAAGAAATTAATAGAAAAAAAATATTAAAAGAAATTACGAAATCGTATGCTGTAATTAATATGTTTAGAAAACAAAACTACTCATCACATAATATGAAAAGTTTTGAAATCCCAGCTTATGGTGGAATTCAATTTTCAGAATATTCAAAAGAATTAGAAAGTTTTTTTAAAAAAAATAAAAGTATTTTTTTTTATAGATCAAGTAAAGATTTAATTAAAAAATTAAAAATTTTTAAAAAGAAAAATAAATTTGATCGATATATCAAATATGCACTGGAAAGTGTTTCAAATCAAAGCTATAAAGAACGTGCAAAAAAGATTTTAGACTATGTTTACAAATATAAAAAAAATTAA
- a CDS encoding glycosyltransferase, which translates to MKKNLAIITSHPIQYQVPLFQKLNKSKFLNVTVFFGSKHGYISTKKDLEFNKLINWNIRILKGYKFFFSKKEKDVDSFWLSFSQLKKKFIEEKIDKVLILGWNKLIYLQAIIISLRMGIPIYLRSENNLERKNTFLNKFIKKLLFNLFFKLFDKIFYIGRLNKNFYRYYGVSSSKLIFTPYFVDKDFFKSSVDINKIKIIKKKINLCNNEKIILFVGKLIDRKNPFLFIEYAKKIQIKCKFLIVGDGPLLKSIKEKIKKEKINNVKIIGFKNQIEIANYYKLCDLLFLPSKYETWGLVVNEAFTMNKPCIVTNKCGSRKDLIDDFKTGVIIKTHYTNSSLNKILNLIKLDSSKLKKNIEIKNKLYSTKHSFSAIEKTLK; encoded by the coding sequence ATGAAAAAAAATTTAGCTATTATAACATCACATCCAATTCAATACCAAGTGCCATTATTTCAAAAATTAAATAAATCAAAATTTTTAAATGTAACAGTTTTTTTTGGCTCAAAGCATGGATACATATCAACAAAAAAGGATCTAGAGTTTAATAAATTAATAAACTGGAATATCAGAATATTAAAAGGATACAAATTTTTTTTCTCAAAAAAAGAAAAAGATGTTGATTCTTTTTGGTTGAGTTTCTCTCAATTAAAAAAAAAATTTATTGAAGAAAAAATAGACAAGGTATTGATACTTGGCTGGAACAAATTGATTTATCTACAGGCAATCATCATCTCTTTGAGGATGGGTATCCCAATTTATTTGAGATCAGAAAATAATCTAGAAAGAAAGAATACATTTCTAAATAAATTTATTAAGAAGTTACTTTTTAATTTATTTTTTAAACTATTTGATAAAATTTTCTATATTGGCAGACTTAATAAGAATTTTTATAGATATTATGGAGTAAGTAGTTCTAAATTAATTTTTACACCTTATTTTGTGGATAAGGATTTTTTTAAATCATCAGTAGATATAAATAAAATTAAGATTATAAAAAAAAAAATTAACTTATGTAACAATGAAAAAATTATCTTATTTGTTGGTAAGCTTATAGATAGAAAAAATCCATTTTTATTTATTGAATATGCTAAAAAAATACAAATAAAATGTAAATTTTTGATAGTTGGTGATGGGCCACTTTTAAAAAGTATAAAAGAAAAAATAAAAAAAGAAAAAATAAATAATGTAAAAATTATTGGTTTTAAAAACCAAATAGAAATTGCCAATTATTACAAACTTTGTGATCTTTTATTTTTACCTTCAAAATATGAAACTTGGGGTCTTGTAGTAAATGAAGCATTTACAATGAATAAACCATGCATTGTTACAAACAAGTGTGGCTCTAGAAAAGATCTAATCGATGATTTTAAAACAGGTGTTATTATCAAAACGCATTATACAAATAGCTCATTAAATAAAATATTAAATTTGATTAAGTTAGATTCTTCTAAACTTAAAAAAAACATTGAAATAAAAAATAAATTATATTCAACTAAACATTCTTTTAGTGCGATAGAAAAAACTTTAAAATGA
- a CDS encoding glycosyltransferase family 4 protein — protein sequence MKISIVVGGRFHAFDLAQYLNEKQVLETLITSYPKSYIKKNYKKINLEKVQSIISKELINRSFGKIDFLNSLFNINDFSSKYFRKRACELIAYNEIDILLGWSGFSLESFKKAMSFNCLKVLERGSSHILHQYEILKEEYNLIGLKPLLPTKKNIDIEKQEYEIADHIMVPSQFAKDTFIKRGFHSSKVSKVPYGVDLKMFKSNNKKLNDKDPKFRIIYTGSLSVRKGIIYLLGAFCKLNLKNSELILVGDIENNIKKKISKFLDHKNVTYHSAKSQSELNNYYANSDLFITCSIEEGLAMVQVQAMACGLALISTENSGGRELIEEGHNGYIIPIRNIEYLKNKILYLYNNRDELREMGKNSQKKALSFFPGIIMAQKY from the coding sequence ATGAAAATATCAATAGTTGTAGGTGGTAGGTTTCATGCATTTGATTTAGCCCAATATCTTAATGAAAAACAGGTTCTTGAAACATTAATTACCTCTTATCCAAAATCCTATATAAAAAAAAATTATAAAAAGATTAATTTAGAAAAAGTTCAATCGATTATTTCAAAAGAATTAATTAATAGGTCATTTGGTAAAATAGATTTTTTAAATAGTTTATTTAATATAAATGATTTTTCTTCAAAATATTTTAGAAAAAGGGCTTGTGAATTAATTGCATATAATGAAATAGATATACTTCTGGGTTGGTCAGGATTTAGCCTAGAAAGTTTTAAGAAAGCAATGAGTTTTAATTGTTTGAAAGTATTAGAAAGAGGTTCTTCCCATATACTTCATCAATATGAAATATTAAAAGAGGAATATAATTTAATTGGATTAAAACCACTTTTACCAACAAAGAAGAATATAGATATAGAAAAACAAGAATATGAAATTGCAGACCACATAATGGTCCCTAGCCAATTTGCTAAAGATACTTTTATTAAAAGAGGTTTTCATTCTTCTAAAGTTTCCAAAGTGCCTTATGGTGTTGATTTAAAAATGTTTAAGTCAAATAATAAGAAATTAAATGATAAAGATCCTAAGTTTAGAATAATTTATACCGGTTCACTATCAGTAAGAAAAGGAATAATTTATTTACTAGGTGCATTTTGTAAACTTAATCTAAAAAATTCAGAGTTAATACTAGTAGGAGATATAGAAAATAATATTAAAAAAAAAATTAGCAAATTTTTAGATCATAAAAATGTAACTTACCATTCAGCAAAAAGTCAATCAGAGTTAAATAATTATTATGCGAATTCAGATCTTTTCATAACATGTTCTATTGAAGAGGGTTTGGCAATGGTCCAGGTGCAAGCAATGGCTTGTGGGTTAGCATTAATTAGTACGGAAAATTCTGGAGGAAGAGAGTTGATCGAGGAAGGCCATAATGGATATATTATACCAATCCGAAATATTGAATATTTAAAGAATAAAATTTTATATCTTTATAATAACCGAGATGAACTAAGAGAAATGGGAAAAAATTCTCAAAAAAAAGCATTAAGTTTTTTTCCTGGGATAATTATGGCTCAGAAGTACTAA
- a CDS encoding class II aldolase/adducin family protein → MNKKIIETVNLNKSLFINKLSVLNFGNGSVIDRKKNIIYIKASGITPEKVSSKNIVGVKFEKNNSYKIVFNKDLNPSVDINMHIRIYNQYKKINSIIHNHSCFATILSQIKVEPKCIGTTHADFFNKSLPLSEAFKLKNNKEYDDKIFLSIKKRLDKEKHFPPGILLRSHGVLSWGENIKTTIENSVAIEFICKLYYYSHLINKKIILDNSLIKFHYERKNGKNKRYGQYQK, encoded by the coding sequence ATGAATAAAAAAATAATAGAAACTGTTAATCTTAATAAATCACTATTCATTAATAAATTATCAGTATTAAATTTTGGAAATGGAAGTGTAATAGATAGAAAAAAAAATATTATTTATATTAAGGCTTCTGGTATCACTCCTGAAAAAGTAAGTAGTAAAAATATTGTAGGAGTAAAATTTGAAAAAAATAATTCATATAAAATTGTTTTTAATAAAGATTTAAACCCAAGTGTTGACATAAACATGCATATAAGAATTTATAATCAATACAAAAAGATTAATTCGATAATTCACAACCACTCATGCTTTGCCACAATTCTATCACAGATAAAAGTAGAGCCTAAATGCATAGGCACAACACATGCTGATTTTTTTAACAAATCATTACCACTTAGTGAAGCGTTCAAGCTAAAAAATAATAAAGAATATGATGATAAGATATTTTTAAGTATTAAAAAAAGACTTGATAAAGAAAAACATTTCCCACCTGGCATCCTATTGAGAAGTCATGGAGTGTTATCCTGGGGTGAAAATATAAAAACGACAATAGAAAATTCTGTTGCAATAGAATTTATATGTAAACTTTATTACTATTCTCACTTAATAAATAAAAAAATTATTTTAGATAATAGTTTAATTAAATTTCACTATGAAAGGAAAAATGGAAAAAATAAGCGTTATGGACAATATCAAAAATGA
- a CDS encoding PfkB family carbohydrate kinase, whose translation MNRDEYRQYLGYFKIKNYNKINALISLKKKLNAKNIVLKQDKDGCVCLTVNNEFLKIKPIKNRKNIIGAGDKFLAALVIKNNEKNFKKKLIFCNKFAIS comes from the coding sequence ATGAATAGAGATGAGTATAGACAATATTTGGGTTATTTTAAAATTAAAAACTATAATAAGATAAATGCTTTAATTAGTTTAAAAAAAAAATTAAATGCTAAAAATATAGTTTTAAAACAAGACAAAGATGGATGTGTATGTTTGACAGTAAATAATGAATTTTTGAAAATTAAACCTATTAAAAATAGAAAAAATATAATTGGTGCTGGTGATAAATTTCTTGCAGCATTAGTCATCAAAAATAATGAAAAAAACTTTAAAAAAAAATTAATTTTTTGTAATAAATTTGCGATTTCATAA
- a CDS encoding RpiB/LacA/LacB family sugar-phosphate isomerase, with protein sequence MKKQLLIASDHNGKALKDFIVKKFDKFFHIIDFGNFEDKEKVDYTDFAKQVGINVSKYPNVNRGILICGTGAGMSITSNKIRNIKSILAHNKLTAEMSRRHNNSNIICLGAWINTNNQNLEILKIWLKSKFDGGRHVKRVDKIEKNNCKIVLVNGVFDILHAGHIDLLEHSKKLGKKLVVAINSDKSTKIIKGKNRPINPESLRKRTLLSLGMVDEVVVFSESNLSKVIRLIKPDILVRGSDYPESIVRKRDQVPDSVKIKIIKKTKGYSTTRTIKKMQEK encoded by the coding sequence ATGAAAAAACAACTTCTTATTGCTTCTGACCATAATGGAAAAGCTCTCAAAGACTTTATTGTGAAAAAATTTGATAAATTTTTTCACATAATTGATTTTGGAAATTTTGAGGATAAAGAAAAGGTAGATTATACAGATTTTGCAAAACAAGTGGGTATCAATGTATCTAAATACCCAAATGTAAATAGAGGTATATTGATTTGTGGCACTGGAGCTGGTATGTCAATAACCTCTAATAAAATTAGAAATATTAAATCTATTCTTGCACATAATAAGCTTACAGCAGAGATGAGCAGAAGGCATAATAACTCAAATATAATTTGTCTAGGTGCGTGGATTAATACTAATAATCAAAATTTAGAAATTTTAAAGATTTGGTTAAAATCAAAATTTGATGGAGGAAGACACGTAAAAAGAGTTGATAAAATAGAAAAAAATAATTGTAAAATTGTTTTAGTTAATGGTGTTTTTGATATTTTGCATGCAGGCCACATTGATCTTTTAGAACATTCAAAAAAATTAGGCAAAAAATTAGTTGTTGCTATCAATTCAGACAAATCAACAAAAATTATTAAAGGAAAAAATAGACCAATTAATCCTGAATCGTTAAGAAAGAGAACACTTTTGAGTTTAGGTATGGTTGATGAGGTGGTAGTGTTTAGTGAATCAAATTTAAGCAAAGTGATAAGACTTATAAAACCTGATATACTTGTCAGAGGCTCAGATTACCCAGAGAGTATAGTTAGAAAAAGAGATCAGGTGCCAGATTCTGTAAAAATTAAAATTATAAAAAAGACAAAGGGTTACTCAACGACAAGGACCATCAAAAAAATGCAAGAAAAATAA
- a CDS encoding glycosyltransferase family 9 protein — protein MKNILIYRTGSLGDTIVALPALQIIRNKNPNSKIYYLHIKNHDLSSVSPVKIFKDLQLIDRFIEMDNINSLEGFYTSFKILKKIKIKKLYYLNEDRPINKKIRDFIFFKILLNFKILGLSIFSNNNCFYEGYYLANKIQKTSFKNLLSINELLRKKFKESIKLDNFFKLRNYITISPGGRIPSKRWKISNWKTLIKKIISKNKNIKIIILGTKKDKYQNYEISKIFKNNVLNFTGKTSFKKLTYILNFTNLHICHDDGTMHLSILLNKKVLSIFHNIDFKKKWFQGHNKKHLQLYSLYGIESIKVEKVMQNFSKLKKIKI, from the coding sequence TTGAAAAATATACTTATATATCGTACTGGAAGCTTAGGAGATACAATTGTAGCCTTACCAGCATTGCAAATCATTAGAAATAAAAATCCTAATAGTAAAATTTATTATCTACACATTAAAAATCATGATTTGAGCTCAGTTAGTCCTGTTAAAATTTTTAAAGATTTACAATTAATAGACCGGTTCATAGAAATGGATAATATAAATTCTCTTGAAGGATTTTATACTTCTTTTAAAATATTAAAAAAAATAAAAATTAAAAAACTATATTATCTAAATGAGGATAGGCCAATAAACAAAAAAATAAGAGATTTTATTTTTTTTAAAATACTGCTAAATTTTAAAATTTTAGGCTTATCAATTTTTAGTAATAATAATTGCTTCTATGAAGGCTATTATCTTGCTAACAAAATTCAAAAAACTTCATTTAAAAATTTACTTTCAATTAATGAATTATTGAGAAAAAAATTTAAAGAAAGCATTAAGTTAGATAATTTTTTTAAGTTAAGAAATTATATTACAATTAGCCCAGGAGGTAGAATTCCTTCTAAAAGATGGAAAATAAGCAATTGGAAGACTTTAATAAAAAAGATTATTTCGAAAAATAAGAATATTAAGATTATAATTTTAGGTACAAAAAAAGACAAATACCAAAATTATGAGATAAGTAAAATATTTAAGAATAATGTATTAAACTTTACTGGCAAAACATCATTTAAGAAACTAACATATATTTTGAATTTTACAAACTTGCACATTTGTCACGATGATGGAACAATGCATTTATCTATTCTTTTAAACAAAAAAGTATTATCAATTTTTCATAATATAGATTTTAAAAAAAAATGGTTTCAAGGTCACAATAAAAAACACTTACAATTATATAGTTTGTATGGCATAGAGAGTATTAAAGTTGAAAAAGTTATGCAGAATTTCTCTAAACTAAAAAAAATTAAAATATGA
- a CDS encoding NAD(P)/FAD-dependent oxidoreductase, with the protein MKNLQTEILIVGAGPSGLTAGFKLIDKKEFVIIEKSPNYVGGISRTEKYKNFKFDIGGHRFFSKSKEINKLWDQILPHDIILRKRSSRILFKNKFYSYPLKPFQALLNLGLIESILVVLSYIKAKTIKNKNINSYQDWVIDKFGKRLFENFFETYTEKVWGMKCNEISSDWAAQRIKGLDLKKLIINSLFKKKDKKIKTLIGEFKYPRKGPGMLWEAAKDKIIENDKKIFMNADAYEYEYSDKHKVWKVKCKINNEDYEITCKQIINSAPLKEVVNNIKPSLKIKDDAKLLKYRDFITVAVILDYKLDIEDNWIYLHDPDIKAGRLQNFASWSPEMIDQSRECACIGLEYFCNEGDNFWSSNDDEILKIATKDLEKISIIDTNKISDFKVVRQEKAYPVYDENYKNSVSNIINELTSKYETMHMVGRNGMHKYNNQDHAMMSSILTVKNILNNNKENDPWMINIDAEYHEEKKDQIEALKSLREYPKKIS; encoded by the coding sequence ATGAAAAATTTACAAACAGAAATATTAATTGTAGGAGCAGGTCCTTCTGGATTAACTGCAGGATTTAAATTAATTGATAAAAAAGAATTTGTAATTATTGAAAAAAGCCCCAACTATGTTGGTGGCATATCAAGAACAGAGAAGTATAAAAATTTTAAATTTGATATTGGGGGGCACAGATTTTTCAGTAAATCTAAAGAAATTAATAAACTTTGGGACCAAATTCTACCGCATGATATTATATTAAGAAAAAGATCATCAAGAATTCTTTTTAAAAATAAATTTTATAGCTATCCTCTTAAACCATTTCAGGCTTTATTAAATTTAGGATTGATTGAAAGTATTTTAGTTGTTTTGTCATACATAAAAGCAAAAACAATTAAAAATAAAAATATTAATAGTTATCAAGATTGGGTTATTGATAAATTTGGAAAAAGATTATTCGAAAATTTTTTTGAAACATATACTGAAAAAGTATGGGGCATGAAATGCAATGAAATTTCATCTGACTGGGCAGCTCAAAGAATAAAGGGGCTTGATCTTAAAAAATTAATAATTAATTCTTTATTTAAGAAAAAAGATAAAAAGATTAAAACTTTAATTGGGGAATTCAAATATCCTAGAAAAGGACCCGGTATGCTTTGGGAAGCTGCTAAAGACAAAATTATAGAAAATGATAAAAAGATTTTTATGAATGCTGACGCTTATGAATATGAATATTCAGATAAACATAAAGTTTGGAAAGTTAAGTGTAAAATTAATAATGAGGATTATGAAATAACCTGTAAACAAATAATTAATTCTGCGCCATTAAAAGAGGTTGTTAACAATATTAAGCCAAGTCTAAAAATAAAAGATGATGCCAAACTTTTGAAATATAGAGACTTTATTACTGTTGCCGTCATATTAGATTATAAATTAGATATTGAAGATAACTGGATATATCTTCATGATCCAGACATTAAGGCCGGTAGGTTGCAAAATTTTGCCTCATGGTCTCCAGAAATGATTGACCAAAGTAGAGAATGCGCCTGCATCGGATTAGAATATTTTTGTAATGAAGGTGATAATTTTTGGTCTTCTAACGATGATGAAATTTTAAAGATTGCAACAAAAGACTTAGAAAAAATTTCAATAATTGATACAAATAAAATTTCTGATTTTAAAGTTGTAAGGCAAGAAAAAGCATATCCTGTTTATGATGAAAATTATAAAAATTCAGTTTCTAATATTATCAATGAATTAACTTCAAAATACGAAACTATGCATATGGTTGGTAGAAATGGTATGCACAAATATAATAATCAAGATCATGCTATGATGAGTTCAATTTTAACTGTTAAAAATATTTTAAATAATAATAAAGAGAATGATCCTTGGATGATAAATATTGATGCTGAATATCATGAAGAAAAAAAAGATCAGATAGAGGCTTTAAAAAGTTTAAGAGAGTATCCAAAAAAAATTAGTTAA
- a CDS encoding class I SAM-dependent methyltransferase, whose amino-acid sequence MESKIFYEKEYLEYNPEWHINDSYFKFLEIKKIIKKNKLQFKNFCEVGCGAGKILVYLSKKYKNKFFYGYEISRKAYSMSDKKLKNVKYYNKILNKKKTFDIILCADVLEHVENPYKFLREIKKTSKYQILHIPLDLSINSIFRKSVLLKARKEVGHLHFYNKELILHDLQKLNFKVVDYFYTFNENIYTRGSWAQKLIATIRKLIFFVNRDLAVNFLGGFSLLILTK is encoded by the coding sequence GTGGAAAGCAAAATTTTTTATGAAAAAGAATATTTGGAATATAATCCAGAATGGCACATAAATGATTCATATTTTAAATTCTTAGAAATAAAAAAGATAATAAAAAAGAATAAATTACAATTTAAAAATTTCTGTGAAGTTGGGTGTGGAGCGGGTAAAATTCTTGTCTATCTATCAAAAAAATATAAAAATAAGTTTTTTTATGGATATGAAATTTCAAGAAAAGCATATTCAATGAGTGACAAAAAGTTAAAAAATGTCAAATATTATAATAAAATTCTAAATAAAAAAAAAACTTTTGATATTATTTTATGTGCAGACGTATTAGAACATGTAGAAAATCCTTATAAATTTTTGAGAGAGATTAAAAAAACATCTAAATATCAAATTTTACATATTCCATTAGATTTATCCATAAATTCAATTTTTAGAAAATCTGTGCTTTTAAAAGCAAGAAAGGAAGTTGGTCATCTACATTTTTATAATAAAGAATTAATTTTACATGATTTACAAAAATTAAATTTCAAAGTTGTTGATTATTTTTATACATTTAATGAAAACATATATACGAGAGGAAGTTGGGCTCAAAAATTAATAGCCACAATTAGAAAATTGATATTTTTCGTTAACAGAGATTTAGCTGTAAACTTTTTAGGTGGATTTTCACTTTTAATTTTAACTAAATAG
- a CDS encoding class I SAM-dependent methyltransferase encodes MTGDTLVWDRWVWLKNTIKKFDNSINFVDVGCGAGQFTLGINKLNFNCHGVDVDNEKLDKAKKRARVLNIDENKFKNNLDELINANAKYDCLITLECIEHIMDDKRFVEQCTKIIRKDGYIILTTPNKFFTPITKDDLIISETEDGGHVRLGYDQQMLSSLFKEDFYDIQFHYCSGYVSQKITYLYRKIFKINKYIAIFSILPLRLFQILLDDVITKLLKYNMYSICLVARKK; translated from the coding sequence TTGACCGGTGATACACTTGTATGGGATAGATGGGTTTGGTTAAAAAATACAATAAAAAAATTTGATAATTCTATTAATTTTGTAGATGTTGGGTGTGGTGCTGGGCAATTTACACTAGGTATCAATAAATTAAATTTTAATTGTCATGGAGTTGATGTAGATAACGAAAAATTGGATAAAGCCAAGAAAAGAGCCAGAGTACTAAATATAGATGAAAATAAATTTAAAAATAACCTAGATGAACTGATCAATGCAAATGCAAAATATGATTGTTTAATTACTCTTGAGTGCATAGAACACATTATGGATGATAAAAGATTTGTTGAACAATGTACTAAAATTATTAGAAAAGATGGATATATAATCTTAACAACTCCTAATAAGTTTTTTACCCCTATAACTAAAGATGATTTAATTATATCAGAAACTGAAGATGGAGGTCATGTAAGATTGGGATATGATCAGCAAATGTTAAGTTCATTATTTAAGGAAGATTTTTATGATATACAATTTCATTATTGTAGTGGTTATGTTAGTCAAAAAATAACTTATCTTTATAGAAAAATATTTAAAATCAATAAGTACATCGCAATTTTTTCTATATTACCTCTAAGGCTATTTCAAATTTTGTTGGATGACGTAATTACCAAACTTTTAAAATACAACATGTATTCAATTTGTCTAGTTGCAAGAAAAAAATAG
- a CDS encoding glycosyltransferase family 4 protein has translation MKNKKIIFICFGRRNNYLTANFFAKKKYLKLMVTDFYLNKKLFKLLNKCNQIFNFKVIDKIILRYSDFIKSKHILTIPSVALDFFIRKTFFNQNYDLHGFHLKSAKFFNKKILNNKLIFKNVTHLYSYRNDSLELFVHLKKNNSYIKKILEVPVAPAKFQKNIINKVEKCYLNWEPKVNNNKNFNEMIKREKKEIQLADHIIAPSKFVKDKILSSYLVKPSNISIIPYAMINKSNFKKQFLKKNISTKIKVLTVGDVCLRKGVHHVYEIAKALSDKFEFTWVGKSNLYPDITKKVSKYINLVGETPNNRINQYYNSSDIYFLPSLCEGSAISLYEAYKSNLFLIFTKNCGFDIPKETNKIVIDLNTKKMISQFKKIHADNSFFNKMSIINKNSRNLFSVQNYEDKLERVMDKY, from the coding sequence ATGAAAAACAAAAAAATTATTTTTATATGCTTTGGTAGGAGAAATAATTACTTAACAGCTAATTTTTTTGCAAAAAAAAAATATTTAAAATTAATGGTAACTGATTTCTATTTAAACAAAAAATTATTTAAATTACTAAATAAGTGCAATCAAATTTTTAATTTCAAAGTTATTGATAAAATTATTCTGAGATATAGTGATTTTATAAAGTCTAAGCATATTTTAACCATTCCTTCAGTTGCTCTTGACTTTTTTATTAGGAAAACCTTTTTTAACCAAAATTATGATTTGCATGGATTTCATTTAAAAAGTGCAAAATTTTTTAATAAAAAAATATTAAATAATAAATTAATTTTTAAAAATGTTACGCATTTATACAGTTATAGAAATGATTCGTTGGAATTATTTGTCCATTTAAAAAAAAATAATTCTTATATAAAAAAAATTTTAGAAGTACCAGTTGCTCCTGCTAAATTTCAAAAAAATATAATAAATAAAGTTGAAAAATGCTATTTAAATTGGGAACCAAAAGTTAATAATAATAAAAATTTTAATGAAATGATAAAAAGAGAAAAAAAAGAAATTCAACTTGCAGATCATATAATAGCCCCTTCAAAATTTGTAAAAGATAAAATTTTATCTAGCTATTTAGTTAAGCCCAGCAATATAAGTATCATTCCTTATGCAATGATTAATAAGTCAAATTTTAAAAAACAATTTTTAAAAAAAAATATAAGTACAAAAATTAAAGTTTTAACTGTAGGTGATGTATGTTTAAGAAAAGGAGTGCATCACGTTTATGAGATTGCAAAAGCTCTAAGTGATAAATTTGAATTCACTTGGGTTGGAAAGTCAAATCTATATCCAGATATAACTAAAAAAGTTTCAAAATATATTAACCTAGTTGGAGAAACTCCAAATAATAGAATTAATCAATATTATAATTCTTCTGATATATATTTTCTCCCTTCTTTGTGTGAGGGTTCAGCTATTTCTCTTTATGAAGCTTATAAGAGTAATTTATTCCTAATTTTTACTAAAAATTGTGGTTTTGATATTCCAAAAGAAACCAACAAGATTGTAATTGATTTAAATACAAAAAAAATGATATCCCAATTTAAAAAAATCCATGCGGATAACTCTTTTTTTAATAAAATGAGTATAATAAATAAAAATTCAAGAAATCTATTTTCTGTTCAAAACTATGAAGATAAATTAGAAAGAGTAATGGATAAATATTAA